A region of Piscinibacter gummiphilus DNA encodes the following proteins:
- a CDS encoding aldolase has protein sequence MSTPLRDKSYFDQRATQDMSKHLRIVQRGHRETMAYACRILAMTGQEAGLAGQISVRSERPGAYWTLRFGLGFDEAGPEDFIEVDRDLNVLSGEGMANPATRFHLWVYDARPDVHSIIHTHSPWATTLAAARQPLVIAQMDMTPLHDDCAFLGEWPGVPIADHEGVIISEALGRKRAIILAHHGYLTAGSSCEEATYLSVYLERAARLQVRAQAFGPLTPVDDTLAAEAHDYLLKPSIVKATFNYWARQTRGIAPAAID, from the coding sequence ATGAGCACCCCATTGCGAGACAAGAGCTACTTCGATCAACGCGCGACGCAGGACATGTCGAAGCACCTGCGCATCGTCCAGCGAGGCCACCGCGAGACCATGGCCTACGCGTGCCGCATCCTCGCGATGACGGGGCAGGAAGCCGGACTGGCGGGCCAGATCAGCGTGAGGTCGGAACGGCCCGGGGCCTACTGGACGCTCCGATTCGGCCTGGGTTTCGACGAGGCCGGGCCGGAGGACTTCATCGAGGTGGACCGCGACCTGAACGTGCTCTCCGGTGAGGGCATGGCGAACCCGGCCACCCGCTTCCACCTGTGGGTCTACGACGCACGCCCCGACGTCCACTCCATCATCCACACGCACTCGCCCTGGGCGACGACACTCGCCGCCGCACGCCAGCCGCTGGTCATCGCCCAGATGGACATGACCCCGCTGCACGACGATTGCGCGTTCCTCGGCGAGTGGCCCGGCGTGCCCATCGCCGACCACGAGGGCGTGATCATCTCGGAGGCCCTGGGACGCAAACGCGCGATCATCCTCGCGCACCACGGCTACCTGACGGCCGGCTCCAGCTGCGAGGAGGCCACGTACCTCTCGGTCTACCTGGAGCGCGCCGCACGGCTGCAGGTGCGCGCCCAGGCCTTCGGCCCGCTGACCCCGGTCGACGACACGCTGGCCGCGGAAGCCCACGACTACCTGCTCAAGCCTTCCATCGTGAAGGCCACCTTCAACTACTGGGCTCGCCAGACCCGGGGCATCGCGCCCGCGGCGATCGACTGA
- a CDS encoding MFS transporter, whose product MNTPVTTRSRRHYITAGLASMMGTTIEWYDFFLYGTAAALIFNKIFFPAFDPLTGTLAAFATYSVGFFARPLGGIVFGHFGDRVGRKSMLLITLFLMGIPTILIGLIPSYDSIGYWAAVLLVVLRFAQGVAVGGEWGGAVLMAVEHAPEGKKGFFGSLPQAGVAPGLILSSLAMGAVAALPEQDMLTWGWRIPFLASVVLLLVGWFIRAKVAESPDFERMQHKGDKVEMPAMVVLRRYPREVLVVVGARLAEVSWFYTVVTFAMAYTTGTLGIARTVMLDATVWGALVALFTMPLFGMLGDRIGFKWVFMAGSIGIVAFAPSFFAMLQTMNPGTIGLALAVAVGVVYAALYGPEGGLFSAQFPPEVRYSGISIAVQVSGAIGGGLAPIVATSLLAYGGGEPRYIVWYLSALGVVAVVSTMFMHGPARFALPVATRREVRS is encoded by the coding sequence ATGAACACTCCCGTGACAACCCGCTCGCGCCGGCACTACATCACCGCCGGCCTCGCCAGCATGATGGGCACCACCATCGAGTGGTACGACTTTTTCCTCTACGGCACGGCCGCCGCGCTGATCTTCAACAAGATCTTCTTTCCCGCGTTCGATCCGCTGACCGGCACCCTCGCCGCCTTCGCCACGTACTCCGTCGGCTTCTTCGCACGCCCGCTGGGCGGCATCGTCTTCGGCCATTTCGGCGACCGCGTGGGACGCAAGTCGATGCTGCTCATCACGCTGTTCCTGATGGGCATCCCGACGATCCTGATCGGGCTGATCCCGTCCTACGATTCGATCGGCTACTGGGCGGCGGTGCTGCTCGTGGTGCTCCGGTTCGCGCAGGGCGTGGCCGTCGGAGGCGAATGGGGCGGCGCCGTGCTGATGGCCGTCGAACACGCGCCCGAGGGCAAGAAGGGCTTCTTCGGGAGCCTGCCGCAGGCCGGTGTCGCGCCGGGCCTGATCCTCTCGTCGCTCGCGATGGGCGCCGTGGCCGCGCTGCCCGAGCAGGACATGCTGACGTGGGGCTGGCGCATTCCCTTCCTCGCGAGCGTGGTCCTGCTGCTGGTGGGCTGGTTCATCCGGGCCAAGGTGGCCGAGTCGCCCGACTTCGAACGCATGCAGCACAAGGGCGACAAGGTGGAGATGCCCGCGATGGTGGTGCTCCGGCGCTATCCGCGGGAGGTGCTCGTCGTCGTCGGGGCTCGCCTCGCCGAAGTCTCCTGGTTCTACACGGTGGTCACTTTCGCCATGGCCTACACCACCGGCACCCTGGGCATCGCACGCACCGTGATGCTCGACGCCACGGTGTGGGGCGCGCTGGTGGCGCTGTTCACGATGCCGCTCTTCGGCATGCTCGGGGATCGCATCGGGTTCAAGTGGGTGTTCATGGCCGGTTCCATCGGCATCGTGGCCTTCGCGCCGTCCTTCTTCGCGATGCTGCAGACGATGAACCCCGGCACCATCGGCCTGGCGCTGGCCGTTGCCGTCGGGGTCGTCTACGCGGCCCTGTACGGCCCCGAGGGCGGCCTGTTCTCCGCGCAGTTCCCGCCGGAGGTGCGGTACAGCGGCATCTCGATCGCGGTGCAGGTGTCCGGCGCCATCGGCGGCGGTCTGGCCCCGATCGTGGCGACGTCGCTGCTGGCCTACGGCGGCGGCGAACCCCGGTACATCGTCTGGTACCTGAGCGCGCTGGGTGTCGTTGCCGTGGTGAGCACGATGTTCATGCACGGCCCGGCCCGGTTCGCCCTGCCCGTCGCCACGCGCCGCGAGGTCCGTTCATGA
- a CDS encoding 2-hydroxychromene-2-carboxylate isomerase, which produces MSTRHLDHYFWMNSDWAYLGADRLEALAARHGLSIRHRPVDLPDVYARTGGVLLGRRAPERQAYRITELKRWCRKLGLHVNPLPAHMCPNADLASRVVIAADRAGQPVARLYRAILHAEWCDDQDISDERTLLDVCESLGLDGRELLAAAQAPDIEALYRRYTDEAVAAGVFGSPSYVFEGELFWGQDRLEMLEEAVARRTARM; this is translated from the coding sequence GTGAGCACCCGCCACCTCGACCACTACTTCTGGATGAACTCCGACTGGGCCTACCTGGGCGCGGACCGGCTGGAAGCCCTGGCCGCCCGCCATGGCCTGTCGATCCGGCACCGTCCGGTGGACCTGCCGGACGTCTACGCCCGCACGGGAGGCGTGCTGCTGGGCCGGCGTGCGCCCGAACGGCAGGCCTATCGCATCACCGAACTGAAGCGGTGGTGCCGCAAGCTGGGCCTGCACGTGAACCCGTTGCCCGCGCACATGTGCCCGAACGCGGACCTGGCCTCGCGTGTCGTCATCGCCGCCGACCGGGCGGGACAACCGGTCGCCCGGCTGTACCGGGCCATCCTGCACGCGGAGTGGTGCGACGACCAGGACATCTCCGACGAACGGACGCTGCTGGACGTGTGCGAGAGCCTGGGCCTGGACGGCCGCGAACTGCTCGCCGCGGCGCAGGCGCCCGACATCGAGGCGCTGTACCGCCGCTACACGGACGAGGCCGTGGCCGCCGGGGTGTTCGGCTCGCCGTCGTACGTGTTCGAGGGCGAGCTGTTCTGGGGGCAGGACCGGCTGGAGATGCTCGAAGAGGCGGTGGCCCGGAGAACGGCCCGGATGTGA
- a CDS encoding SDR family oxidoreductase, whose product MSDAFDDILAKVEANPRRWLVTGSAGFIGSHLLENLLRAGQQVTSLDNFATGHQHNLDQVREAVGEAAWARHRFIQGDIADAETARQACEGIDVVLHQAALGSVPRSIKDPLTTHRANATGFLNMLTGAKDAGVKRFVYAASSSTYGDSPTLPKVEDVIGKPLSPYAVTKYLNELYADVFGRTYGLSSIGLRYFNVFGPRQDPNGAYAAVIPKWVAAMLNGTQCLINGDGETSRDFCFIRNVVQANLRAGITDNPDASNQVYNVAVGDRTTLNQLHAAIAAALATERPDLKVEAPKYQDFRAGDVRHSLADVSKASKLLGYAPTHDVGAGLKQAVAWYVQDAVKRG is encoded by the coding sequence ATGAGCGACGCGTTCGACGACATCCTCGCGAAGGTCGAGGCCAACCCGCGCCGCTGGCTCGTCACCGGCAGCGCCGGCTTCATCGGCTCGCACCTGCTCGAGAACCTGCTGCGCGCGGGCCAGCAGGTCACGAGCCTCGACAACTTCGCCACCGGCCACCAGCACAACCTCGACCAGGTGCGCGAAGCCGTCGGTGAAGCCGCGTGGGCCCGCCACCGCTTCATCCAGGGCGACATCGCCGATGCCGAAACGGCCCGCCAGGCCTGCGAGGGCATCGACGTGGTGCTGCACCAGGCCGCGCTCGGCTCGGTGCCGCGTTCCATCAAGGACCCGCTCACCACGCACCGCGCCAACGCCACCGGCTTCCTGAACATGCTCACGGGCGCAAAGGATGCGGGCGTGAAGCGTTTCGTCTACGCGGCCTCCAGCTCCACGTACGGCGATTCGCCCACGCTGCCGAAGGTCGAGGACGTGATCGGCAAGCCGCTGTCGCCGTACGCCGTCACCAAGTACCTGAACGAGCTGTACGCCGACGTGTTCGGCCGCACCTACGGCCTCTCGTCCATCGGCCTGCGCTACTTCAACGTGTTCGGCCCCCGCCAGGATCCCAACGGGGCCTACGCCGCCGTGATCCCGAAGTGGGTCGCCGCCATGCTGAACGGCACGCAGTGCCTCATCAACGGCGACGGTGAAACCTCGCGCGACTTCTGCTTCATCCGCAACGTCGTGCAGGCCAACCTGCGGGCCGGCATCACCGACAACCCGGATGCGTCGAACCAGGTCTACAACGTGGCCGTGGGCGATCGCACCACGCTGAACCAGCTGCACGCCGCCATCGCCGCCGCCCTGGCCACCGAACGGCCCGACCTGAAGGTCGAAGCCCCGAAGTACCAGGACTTCCGCGCCGGTGACGTGCGCCACTCGCTGGCCGACGTCAGCAAGGCCTCGAAGCTGCTGGGCTACGCGCCCACGCACGACGTGGGTGCAGGCCTGAAGCAGGCCGTGGCCTGGTACGTGCAGGATGCGGTGAAGCGCGGCTGA
- a CDS encoding nucleotide sugar dehydrogenase codes for MTTIAIVGLGYVGLPLAVEFGKKYKTIGFDLSAPKIEAYKRHVDPTGEVSTENLKASTQLYPTTDPTALREADFIIVAVPTPVDDAHNPDFTPLVGSSTSVGRNLKPGAIVVFESTVYPGATEEVCIPIIEKESGLKWKKDFFVGYSPERINPGDKLHTLTTITKVVSGDTPETLERVAEVYGSVITAGVYKAASIKVAEAAKVIENTQRDLNIALVNELSLIFHRIGIDTLDVLEAAGTKWNFLPFRPGLVGGHCIGVDPYYLTHKAERMGYHPQVILAGRRINDGMGKYVAEQTIKNLIQSGFQVKGAHVAVLGLTFKEDCPDLRNSKVIDVIRELETYGVTVHVHDPVAAAEEAKHEYGVNLVSWEHLPRCNAIVAAVSHKELKAHSVDAYVEKLAPGGLYVDVKAQADQAAFKARGINVWRL; via the coding sequence ATGACCACCATCGCGATCGTCGGACTCGGCTATGTCGGCCTCCCCCTGGCCGTTGAATTCGGCAAGAAGTACAAGACCATCGGCTTCGACCTGTCGGCGCCCAAGATCGAAGCGTACAAGCGCCACGTCGACCCCACCGGCGAGGTGAGCACGGAGAACCTGAAGGCGTCGACGCAGCTGTACCCCACGACGGACCCCACCGCGCTGCGCGAGGCCGACTTCATCATCGTCGCCGTGCCCACGCCGGTCGACGACGCGCACAACCCCGACTTCACGCCGCTGGTCGGCTCCAGCACGTCGGTGGGCCGCAACCTGAAGCCCGGTGCCATCGTGGTGTTCGAATCCACCGTGTACCCCGGCGCCACCGAAGAGGTCTGCATTCCCATCATCGAGAAGGAATCGGGCCTCAAGTGGAAGAAGGACTTCTTCGTCGGCTACTCGCCCGAGCGCATCAACCCGGGTGACAAGCTGCACACGCTGACCACCATCACGAAGGTCGTCTCCGGCGACACCCCCGAGACCCTCGAGCGCGTCGCCGAGGTCTACGGCAGCGTCATCACCGCCGGGGTCTACAAGGCCGCCAGCATCAAGGTGGCCGAAGCCGCCAAGGTGATCGAGAACACCCAGCGCGACCTGAACATCGCCCTCGTCAACGAACTCTCGCTGATCTTCCACCGCATCGGCATCGACACCCTCGACGTGCTCGAGGCCGCCGGCACCAAGTGGAACTTCCTGCCGTTCCGTCCGGGCCTGGTCGGCGGCCACTGCATCGGCGTGGACCCGTACTACCTGACCCACAAGGCCGAGCGCATGGGCTACCACCCGCAGGTCATCCTCGCGGGCCGCCGCATCAACGACGGCATGGGCAAGTACGTCGCCGAGCAGACCATCAAGAACCTGATCCAGTCGGGCTTCCAGGTCAAGGGCGCGCACGTCGCCGTGCTGGGCCTCACCTTCAAGGAAGACTGCCCGGACCTGCGCAACTCGAAGGTCATCGACGTGATCCGCGAACTCGAGACCTACGGCGTCACCGTGCACGTGCACGACCCGGTGGCCGCGGCCGAGGAAGCCAAGCACGAGTACGGCGTGAACCTCGTCTCGTGGGAACACCTGCCGCGCTGCAACGCCATCGTGGCCGCCGTGTCGCACAAGGAACTCAAGGCCCACAGCGTCGACGCCTACGTCGAGAAGCTGGCCCCGGGCGGCCTGTACGTCGACGTGAAGGCGCAAGCCGACCAGGCTGCGTTCAAGGCCCGCGGCATCAACGTCTGGCGCCTGTGA
- a CDS encoding glycosyltransferase → MQQLADKPHVVHVIDRLPPDGAERLIVDVLQNRSDRFRFSVLCIVAGGEMVDELRAIGVPVTILNRKPGLDFGTLPALVRWYREQKVAVVHTHLYAADSYGRVAAVLAGVRGRFSTRHNTSAWGSRGRRWLAWGLGRLSQRVIACGEAVGKFLVDVERLPPDRVTVIANGINLRRFDAVDRTALRRELGVGENTVLMGVVGRLHPQKGHADLMVALEALNRTHPDFVCVLAGSGDLKDTIEADAKARGLEGKVRLLGQRKDIPNVLAGLDLFVMPSLWEGLPMAMLEAMALATPVLATSVGSIPSVIDSGEDGVLVPPGDPAALTTALQRLMADGDWRRQLGRKGRDTVVAHFNAANTASAYESLYLEALA, encoded by the coding sequence ATGCAGCAACTCGCCGACAAACCCCATGTGGTCCACGTGATCGACCGGCTGCCGCCGGACGGCGCCGAGCGCCTCATCGTCGACGTGCTGCAGAACCGCTCCGACCGCTTCCGCTTCTCGGTGCTGTGCATCGTGGCCGGCGGCGAGATGGTCGACGAGCTGCGCGCCATCGGCGTGCCGGTGACCATCCTGAACCGCAAGCCCGGGCTCGACTTCGGCACGCTGCCGGCGCTGGTGCGCTGGTACCGCGAGCAGAAGGTGGCGGTCGTGCACACGCACCTCTATGCCGCCGACAGCTACGGCCGCGTGGCCGCGGTGCTGGCAGGCGTTCGTGGCCGCTTCTCCACGCGGCACAACACCAGCGCGTGGGGAAGCCGCGGCCGTCGCTGGCTCGCCTGGGGCCTCGGCCGCCTCAGCCAGCGCGTGATCGCATGCGGCGAGGCCGTGGGCAAGTTCCTCGTCGATGTCGAGCGGCTGCCGCCCGACCGCGTGACCGTGATCGCCAACGGCATCAACCTGCGCCGCTTCGACGCGGTCGACCGCACCGCGCTGCGCCGCGAGCTGGGTGTGGGCGAGAACACCGTGTTGATGGGGGTCGTGGGCCGGCTGCACCCGCAGAAGGGCCATGCGGACCTGATGGTCGCGCTCGAGGCGCTGAACCGCACCCATCCCGATTTCGTGTGCGTGCTCGCCGGTTCCGGCGACCTGAAGGACACCATCGAGGCCGACGCGAAGGCGCGCGGCCTCGAAGGCAAGGTGCGCCTGCTGGGCCAGCGCAAGGACATCCCGAACGTGCTCGCCGGCCTCGATCTCTTCGTGATGCCGTCGCTGTGGGAAGGCCTGCCGATGGCCATGCTCGAAGCCATGGCGCTCGCCACGCCGGTGCTGGCCACGTCGGTGGGCAGCATCCCGAGCGTGATCGACTCCGGCGAGGACGGCGTGCTCGTGCCCCCGGGCGATCCCGCTGCGCTCACGACGGCCCTGCAGCGCCTGATGGCCGATGGCGACTGGCGCCGCCAGCTCGGCCGGAAGGGGCGTGACACCGTGGTGGCGCACTTCAATGCAGCGAACACCGCGAGCGCCTATGAAAGTCTCTACCTCGAGGCCCTCGCGTGA